A genomic window from Vitis riparia cultivar Riparia Gloire de Montpellier isolate 1030 chromosome 18, EGFV_Vit.rip_1.0, whole genome shotgun sequence includes:
- the LOC117907126 gene encoding nitrate reductase [NADH]-like: protein MDGGETWQVCRVDHQEKPNKYGKYWCWCFWSLEVEVLDLPGAKEIAVRAWDETLNTQPKKLIWNVMGMMNNCWFRVKTSLCKSHKGEIGIVFKHPTLPETKPENGWLLKSTLSNIPLFL, encoded by the exons ATGGACGGAGGAGAAACGTGGCAAGTGTGCAGAGTGGATCACCAAGAGAAGCCTAACAAATACGGAAAGTACTGGTGCTGGTGCTTCTGGTCACTAGAGGTGGAGGTGCTGGATCTGCCTGGTGCCAAAGAGATTGCGGTTCGAGCCTGGGATGAGACCCTCAACACCCAGCCTAAGAAGCTCATCTGGAACGTCATG GGAATGATGAACAACTGTTGGTTCAGAGTGAAAACAAGCCTGTGCAAGTCGCACAAGGGAGAGATTGGAATCGTGTTCAAGCATCCAACTCTCCCGGAAACCAAGCCGGAGAATGGATGGCTTCTGAAAAGCACCTTGTCTAATATTCCTCTATTCCTCTGA